The nucleotide window agcagcagagggaggcagagctgaggcaggagctggaggagatacagaggcagcagcagagggtggcagagctgaggcaggagctggaggagatacagaggcagcagcagagggagtcagagctgaggcaggagctggaggagatacagaggcagcagcagagggagacagagctgaggcaggagctggaggagaagcagcagcagagggaggcagagctgaagcaggagctggaggagaagcagcagcagagggaggcagagctgaggcaggagctggaggagaggcagcagcagagggaggcagagctgaggcaggagctggaggagatacAGCAGTGGAGGCAGAAGAAATGGGCCCGGCCGAGgcagaggagagaggaaggcGCGCCGGACTCCGCCCAGCTCGGCCCGAAGCTGAGAATCCAGTACAAGCCTCCGCGCCGTGTTTCCCGCCGTAAGTACGCCTCCCGCTGGCACAGCCCTGCCACGACCAGAGCCTCGCGCCCTCAGTGCCTTCCTCACACTTCTGTATAGCGCCTTGCTGGAccctcccctcagagctcttcccaggtcacggggaatcccactaccaccaccagtgtgcagcccccacctggaggatgctccagtccgctccgcCCACAGCTGCTCTCtgggggggaggagagcagagggatgctCGTCACCCGCTGTGCTGCTCCCGTATTCCAGCCccgttttccctgtgttttccaGGATCCGGGACCGAAGGGACCGGGCCGGACTCGGGACACGTCCCGCACGGAGCGCAGCAGCCGGACAGCAGAGAAGCATCGCGCTGCAGCCTGCAGTAGCGTCGACAGCCAGCGACACACCCCACACAGAGACCCTCATCCAGGCAACTTAATCCACACAGAGACCTCATCCAGGCAACTTAATCCACACAGAGACCTCATCCAGCCAATTTAATCCGGACAGAGACCCACATCCACGCAACTTAATCCAGACAGAGACCTCAACCAGGCAATTTACTCGAGACAGAGACCCTCATCCAGGCAATTTAATCCACACAGACCCTCATCCAGGCAATTTAATCGAGACAGAGACCTCAACCAGGCAAtttaattgagacagagaccCTCATCCAGGCAATTTAATCGAGACAGCACCCTGATCAAGACAGCAGTTAAATCCAGACAGCAATCTCATCCGTGTTATTTCATCTCTGCCAGTGTGACTTTTGCAACTCCTGCTCTTAAAAAAGATGTATTCGGATTCTGAAGATTCTGACtttgtaatgacaataataactgtgatcataagaatatgaaaagCATAATAAAGACTGAAATGTTGGCTGTGCCCTCTTGAAATCTCTCT belongs to Lepisosteus oculatus isolate fLepOcu1 chromosome 14, fLepOcu1.hap2, whole genome shotgun sequence and includes:
- the LOC138243340 gene encoding trichohyalin-like, with protein sequence MSLEVEKISDRKWSENTGRCVGNPEVERDAHKGLEERQQQRETELRQQQRETELRQEQEERQRQQQREAELRQELEERQRQQQREAELRQELEEIQRQQQRVAELRQELEEIQRQQQRESELRQELEEIQRQQQRETELRQELEEKQQQREAELKQELEEKQQQREAELRQELEERQQQREAELRQELEEIQQWRQKKWARPRQRREEGAPDSAQLGPKLRIQYKPPRRVSRRSGTEGTGPDSGHVPHGAQQPDSREASRCSLQ